One Pelomicrobium methylotrophicum genomic window carries:
- the urtD gene encoding urea ABC transporter ATP-binding protein UrtD has translation MSNTDFLLAVEDLSVTFDGFKAIDNLVLYLDRNELRVIIGPNGAGKTTLLDVICGRTRAAAGSIKFKNEELTSLPEHIRVRRGIGRKFQTPSIYENLSVFKNLELSFPQGRSVLGALLFKCTDEVKARVQVVSEEIGLADKLDVEAGQLSHGQKQWLEIGMLLMQEPELLMLDEPVAGMSARERELTAGLLQRICKNRSVIVIEHDMDFVKQIAHKVTVMHQGKILAEGTMDKVQNDPRVIDVYLGH, from the coding sequence ATGAGCAACACCGACTTCCTGCTAGCGGTCGAAGATCTGTCGGTCACGTTCGATGGCTTCAAGGCCATCGACAACCTGGTGCTGTACCTCGACCGCAACGAGCTGCGCGTGATCATCGGGCCCAACGGCGCAGGCAAGACCACGCTGCTGGACGTAATCTGCGGCAGGACCCGCGCTGCGGCCGGCAGCATCAAGTTTAAGAACGAAGAACTCACCAGCCTTCCCGAGCACATCCGCGTGCGCCGCGGCATTGGCCGCAAGTTCCAGACGCCTTCGATCTACGAGAATCTCTCGGTCTTCAAGAACCTGGAGCTGTCGTTCCCCCAGGGACGCTCTGTACTGGGCGCGCTGCTCTTCAAATGCACCGACGAGGTGAAAGCCCGCGTCCAAGTGGTGTCCGAGGAAATCGGCCTGGCCGACAAGCTGGACGTGGAGGCTGGGCAGCTCAGCCACGGCCAGAAGCAATGGCTGGAGATCGGCATGCTGTTGATGCAGGAGCCCGAGCTGTTGATGCTGGACGAGCCGGTCGCCGGCATGAGCGCGCGCGAGCGCGAACTCACGGCCGGGCTGCTGCAGCGCATTTGCAAGAACCGTTCGGTGATCGTGATTGAGCACGACATGGACTTCGTCAAGCAGATCGCGCACAAGGTCACCGTGATGCACCAGGGGAAGATTCTCGCCGAAGGCACGATGGACAAGGTGCAAAACGACCCCAGAGTCATCGACGTCTACCTCGGCCATTGA
- the urtE gene encoding urea ABC transporter ATP-binding subunit UrtE, which yields MLSVKDLVVAYGQSEMLHGISFDAAPRETVAIIGRNGMGKTTLFKCLIGLLPAKNGSISVAGQEITRDESYHRVAKGIAYVPQGRMIFPTLTVEENIQTGLENAKAKLIPDEIYALFPVLWDMRRRKGGNLSGGQQQQLAIARALVTNPKVLLLDEPTEGIQPSIIKDIAKALNEIRKLREITIVVSEQVLSFAMDVADRLFVIEGGRLVHETSRANTDVARIKQYLSV from the coding sequence ATGCTGAGCGTCAAAGACTTGGTCGTCGCCTATGGCCAGAGCGAGATGCTGCATGGCATAAGCTTCGATGCCGCGCCCAGGGAGACCGTGGCCATCATAGGCCGCAACGGCATGGGCAAGACTACGCTGTTCAAGTGCCTGATAGGCCTGCTGCCCGCCAAGAATGGAAGCATTAGCGTGGCTGGTCAGGAAATCACCCGCGACGAGAGCTACCACCGCGTGGCCAAGGGTATCGCCTACGTGCCGCAGGGCCGGATGATTTTTCCCACGCTAACTGTGGAAGAGAACATCCAGACGGGGCTGGAGAACGCCAAGGCCAAGCTCATCCCCGACGAGATCTACGCGCTGTTCCCCGTGCTGTGGGACATGCGCCGTCGGAAAGGCGGCAACCTCTCTGGCGGTCAGCAGCAGCAGCTGGCGATCGCACGCGCGCTGGTCACCAATCCCAAGGTGCTGCTGCTCGACGAGCCCACCGAGGGCATCCAGCCCTCCATTATCAAGGACATCGCCAAGGCGCTGAATGAGATCCGCAAGCTGCGCGAGATCACGATCGTGGTCTCAGAGCAGGTGCTGTCCTTCGCCATGGACGTGGCCGACCGCCTGTTTGTCATCGAAGGCGGGCGGCTCGTGCACGAGACCTCGCGTGCCAACACCGACGTGGCGCGCATCAAGCAATACCTGTCTGTCTGA